The following are from one region of the Ignavibacteriota bacterium genome:
- a CDS encoding type II toxin-antitoxin system VapC family toxin — MPSDNFVYDTNLFIYYLNGNQHVEKFFTSEFLSSNNVYYSIITEIELLSFPKLTDNEIYSIKSFLNGFIKINLNEDIKDKTIAIRKKHKAGLGDSIIAASSIIYQARLVTRNIDDFLKISDLVISNPFE, encoded by the coding sequence TTGCCGTCGGATAATTTCGTATATGATACCAATCTCTTCATTTACTACCTAAATGGTAATCAACACGTCGAAAAATTTTTTACCTCTGAGTTTTTATCAAGCAACAATGTTTATTATTCTATTATAACTGAAATAGAATTACTTTCATTTCCAAAACTTACAGACAATGAAATTTATTCAATCAAATCTTTTCTTAATGGTTTTATTAAAATAAATCTTAATGAAGATATAAAAGACAAGACTATTGCAATAAGAAAAAAACATAAAGCCGGATTAGGAGATTCAATTATAGCAGCATCGTCAATTATTTATCAAGCAAGATTAGTAACCCGCAACATTGATGATTTTCTAAAAATTTCAGATTTAGTAATTTCAAATCCATTCGAGTGA
- the lnt gene encoding apolipoprotein N-acyltransferase translates to MKLFSKYKVQLSPEEKKQRRKERLLLILSGIILGISFPPFPFPFTLLIFVGLIPYFIVIKRRTTLASISSATFLFSLVFSLITIYWVGSWSSEADPYLMLAGVALLLVYPCVMLIPSTLFYLTRKVFPKFDAIWFFPLFWVTLEYLLTQTDLRFPWLLLGHGLAKFNLFIQGADIVGTNGLSLIAAYLNVLLFKSFFEKNSERKFRLKPLLIAVFIFLCMIIYGIYKTSTFRISERKVRIGIVQPNLNPWDKWSTGNLSDLLNMYLTLSQKCVDEGAEVILWPETALPVYAFGGTYPMVENSIYNFLDTNHVSLLTGMPDIIYDLNQNNIPEDSKYSGPGNYYYRTYNAVLGLNPGSRNIQRYGKMKLVPLGERVPFVDQFAFLGDLLKWGVGITGWNIGKDTTVFKIKNEKIDTIKVGGLVCYESVDPVFVTAFVQKGAELITVVTNDSWYGKSSGPYQHKDFAMLRAVENRRSVVRCANGGVSCIINAKGNILAETKMFVKTTLVGEVPLQDEKTFYSENPLIVPILCSVFSFWIFGMNILIWLKSKFKM, encoded by the coding sequence TTGAAATTATTTTCTAAATACAAGGTCCAGCTTTCCCCTGAAGAAAAGAAACAACGAAGAAAAGAAAGATTATTGTTAATTCTCAGTGGAATTATTCTTGGAATATCTTTCCCACCATTTCCTTTCCCCTTTACACTTTTGATTTTTGTTGGACTGATTCCTTACTTCATTGTGATAAAAAGAAGAACAACTCTTGCTTCGATAAGCAGCGCAACTTTTCTTTTTTCATTGGTATTCAGTTTGATTACTATTTATTGGGTTGGAAGCTGGTCATCCGAAGCTGATCCATATTTGATGTTAGCTGGTGTTGCACTGCTTCTTGTTTATCCGTGTGTGATGTTAATTCCATCTACACTTTTTTATCTGACCAGAAAAGTATTTCCAAAATTTGATGCAATCTGGTTCTTTCCGTTATTCTGGGTTACACTTGAATATCTTTTAACACAAACCGATTTAAGATTTCCATGGCTTCTACTTGGGCACGGACTCGCAAAGTTTAATTTGTTTATTCAAGGTGCAGATATTGTTGGAACAAACGGCTTATCATTAATTGCTGCATACCTAAATGTTCTTCTCTTTAAATCTTTCTTTGAAAAGAATTCGGAAAGAAAATTTAGATTGAAACCATTACTGATTGCTGTGTTTATTTTTCTCTGCATGATTATTTACGGAATTTACAAAACATCAACGTTCAGGATTTCAGAAAGAAAAGTTAGAATCGGAATAGTTCAGCCAAATTTGAATCCATGGGATAAATGGTCAACAGGAAATCTAAGTGACCTGTTAAATATGTACCTTACACTTTCACAAAAATGTGTAGATGAAGGTGCTGAAGTTATTCTCTGGCCTGAGACAGCTCTTCCTGTTTATGCGTTTGGTGGAACTTACCCAATGGTTGAAAATTCTATTTATAATTTTCTCGACACAAATCATGTCTCACTTCTAACAGGAATGCCGGATATAATTTATGATCTGAATCAGAATAATATTCCTGAAGATTCAAAATATTCCGGACCGGGAAATTATTATTACAGAACTTACAATGCAGTTCTTGGACTCAATCCTGGTTCAAGAAATATTCAGCGATATGGAAAAATGAAACTCGTACCTCTTGGCGAACGCGTACCATTTGTTGATCAATTTGCTTTTCTTGGTGATTTACTGAAATGGGGAGTTGGTATTACGGGATGGAATATTGGGAAAGATACAACTGTATTTAAAATTAAGAATGAGAAAATTGATACAATAAAAGTTGGTGGTCTTGTTTGTTACGAATCTGTTGATCCTGTTTTTGTAACTGCTTTTGTTCAGAAAGGTGCTGAGTTAATTACTGTAGTTACCAATGATAGCTGGTACGGAAAATCAAGCGGACCTTATCAGCATAAAGATTTTGCAATGCTTCGGGCTGTAGAAAACAGAAGATCTGTTGTTCGCTGCGCAAATGGTGGTGTAAGTTGCATTATTAATGCGAAAGGAAATATTCTCGCTGAAACAAAGATGTTTGTGAAAACAACTTTAGTTGGAGAAGTACCTTTGCAAGATGAAAAAACATTTTATTCAGAGAATCCATTAATTGTACCTATTCTTTGTTCGGTTTTTTCTTTCTGGATTTTTGGAATGAATATCTTAATTTGGCTGAAAAGTAAGTTTAAAATGTAG
- a CDS encoding YihY/virulence factor BrkB family protein: MINKLLEKIKETKVYESFRKLRYFLHLIPAWHWFEKFSKHYFGGLYNRTDHHHLFLLSGGLAFSLFVCIIPMTLIIFWLLGKFLNSVEVEMQINTLIDTVIPYSTYANFVKEVIFDRVKEVVEYRNIAGWVGIIGLFFAASGFASSLRTVLNKVFGTDTDINIFLGKLRDFLVIIIIVLVFLVFILTIPILDFLVSFAQSTPYLQFFNHPLLQRVFTASFSFFVMFFIFAVVYKFIPIIKIRKRSVAIGAMWAAIFWVGAKILFGIYLSNFTTFSRIYGAYALVIVVAFWIYYSAAVFILGAEIAKLFDERLTAKIVKRKEAELITPTPDSTV; the protein is encoded by the coding sequence GTGATTAATAAACTGCTCGAGAAAATAAAGGAGACGAAAGTATATGAATCATTCAGAAAGCTGCGTTATTTTCTTCATCTGATTCCTGCCTGGCACTGGTTTGAAAAATTTAGCAAACATTATTTCGGAGGATTGTACAACAGAACAGATCACCATCATCTCTTTCTCCTCTCTGGCGGATTAGCATTTTCATTGTTTGTCTGCATAATTCCAATGACATTAATTATTTTCTGGCTGCTTGGAAAATTTCTGAACTCAGTTGAAGTAGAAATGCAAATTAATACTCTTATTGATACTGTAATACCTTATTCAACTTACGCCAACTTTGTAAAGGAAGTTATTTTTGATCGGGTCAAAGAGGTAGTTGAGTATAGAAATATTGCCGGATGGGTTGGTATAATCGGTTTGTTTTTTGCAGCCAGTGGATTTGCAAGTAGTCTCAGAACTGTGTTAAATAAAGTTTTTGGAACAGACACAGACATCAACATATTTCTTGGAAAACTGCGTGATTTTCTGGTAATTATAATTATTGTATTGGTGTTTCTTGTTTTCATTTTAACAATCCCGATACTTGATTTTCTTGTTTCATTTGCTCAGTCAACTCCTTATCTGCAATTTTTTAATCATCCTTTGTTGCAAAGAGTTTTTACTGCATCGTTTTCATTCTTTGTGATGTTTTTCATCTTTGCTGTCGTTTATAAGTTCATACCCATTATCAAAATTCGCAAACGGTCTGTTGCAATCGGTGCAATGTGGGCTGCAATTTTCTGGGTGGGTGCTAAAATTCTTTTCGGTATTTACTTATCTAATTTTACTACATTCAGCAGGATTTACGGCGCTTATGCGTTGGTAATTGTAGTTGCGTTCTGGATTTATTATTCTGCTGCGGTTTTTATTCTCGGCGCTGAAATTGCCAAGTTGTTTGATGAAAGATTGACTGCAAAGATTGTAAAACGAAAAGAAGCTGAACTCATTACACCTACCCCGGATTCGACTGTCTGA
- a CDS encoding aminotransferase class I/II-fold pyridoxal phosphate-dependent enzyme — MIDLRSDTVTKPSPEMRKAMYEAEVGDDVFKEDPTVNKLEEYIAELLGKEAALYVPSGLMGNQICLNVLTEPGDEVICDREAHIFNYESSSPARLSGIQLYPLDGELGILRSDQVEPYIRTTAYHMPRTKVIEVENTHNRAGGTIWSLDNIIALKNLAKKHQLYYHLDGARLWNACVETRVSPKDYAQHFDTISCCFSKGLGAPVGSAIAGSREFIHEAYRVRKAWGGGMRQVGILAAAALYAVQNNRERLKEDHWRAKHLAERIKENPNLEINMEAVQTNIILFKPLNMTPKEGLIKCRELGLILTPGTIDSLRAVTHLDINDDDIEKAANILDEVFK, encoded by the coding sequence TTGATTGACCTCCGTAGCGACACAGTAACTAAACCATCACCTGAAATGCGGAAGGCAATGTACGAAGCAGAAGTCGGTGATGATGTTTTTAAGGAAGATCCAACTGTAAACAAGCTTGAAGAATATATTGCTGAACTTCTTGGTAAAGAAGCAGCTCTATATGTTCCAAGCGGATTGATGGGAAATCAAATCTGTTTAAATGTACTTACTGAACCAGGTGATGAAGTTATCTGCGATCGCGAAGCTCACATCTTTAATTATGAATCTTCTTCACCTGCACGATTAAGCGGAATACAACTCTATCCGCTTGATGGAGAACTTGGTATTCTGAGATCAGATCAGGTTGAACCTTATATCAGAACGACTGCATATCATATGCCTCGCACAAAAGTTATTGAAGTTGAAAATACTCACAATAGAGCCGGTGGAACCATTTGGTCGCTTGATAATATTATAGCTTTGAAAAACTTAGCGAAAAAACATCAACTTTATTATCATCTGGATGGTGCAAGATTGTGGAATGCTTGTGTTGAAACCAGAGTTTCACCCAAAGATTATGCTCAACACTTCGATACAATTTCCTGTTGTTTTTCAAAAGGACTTGGTGCACCAGTTGGTTCTGCAATTGCAGGATCAAGAGAATTTATCCACGAAGCATATCGGGTCAGAAAAGCATGGGGAGGTGGAATGAGACAGGTTGGCATCCTCGCAGCAGCGGCATTGTATGCAGTTCAAAATAATCGTGAAAGATTAAAAGAAGATCACTGGAGAGCAAAACATCTTGCCGAAAGAATAAAAGAAAATCCAAATCTTGAAATAAATATGGAAGCGGTCCAGACAAATATTATTTTGTTCAAACCACTCAATATGACACCCAAAGAAGGATTGATTAAATGCAGAGAATTAGGATTGATCCTGACTCCGGGTACAATAGATTCACTTCGTGCAGTCACGCATCTTGATATTAATGATGATGATATTGAGAAAGCTGCAAACATTCTTGATGAGGTTTTCAAATGA
- a CDS encoding 3'-5' exonuclease: MRRIVFDIETCAYPFESLSESQREYLLRYADKEPDPDKRQLMIDDAVRYTSLYPFTSKCIVIGIYDVEKEKSYVYYESQMKEEWTIESATDGGKVQYKGLSEKEMLESFWRIVKQIDQFITFNGRNFDVPFLMMRSAMVGVKVTKNLMGYRYGDEHIDLLEQFTFYGSTRKFNLDFYCQSFGIESPKSKDISGMEVKNLYEAGRIKDIAVYCSKDVYATYQLYNIWEKYISIK, encoded by the coding sequence ATGAGAAGAATAGTTTTCGATATTGAAACCTGCGCTTATCCTTTCGAATCACTCTCCGAGAGTCAGAGAGAATATCTCCTCCGTTATGCAGATAAAGAACCTGATCCTGATAAACGACAGTTGATGATTGATGATGCTGTGCGTTACACAAGTCTTTATCCGTTTACTTCAAAATGTATAGTAATTGGAATTTATGATGTAGAGAAAGAAAAATCTTATGTCTATTATGAAAGTCAAATGAAAGAAGAATGGACAATTGAATCCGCCACAGACGGAGGAAAAGTGCAATACAAAGGACTTTCAGAAAAAGAAATGCTCGAATCCTTCTGGCGAATCGTAAAACAAATTGACCAGTTTATTACGTTCAACGGAAGAAATTTTGATGTTCCTTTTTTAATGATGAGATCAGCGATGGTTGGAGTTAAAGTCACAAAGAATTTAATGGGTTACCGTTATGGCGATGAACACATTGATTTACTGGAGCAATTTACTTTTTATGGCTCAACAAGAAAATTTAATCTCGATTTTTATTGCCAGTCATTTGGAATCGAATCGCCAAAATCAAAAGACATTTCAGGAATGGAAGTTAAAAATCTTTATGAAGCCGGAAGGATAAAAGATATTGCAGTTTATTGTTCGAAAGATGTTTATGCGACTTATCAACTTTATAATATTTGGGAAAAGTACATTAGTATTAAATAA
- a CDS encoding acyl-CoA thioesterase — protein sequence MNQQLTLKDFKHKFSVTVRFHEVDMLRVCYNAVYINYFETARLEYAKAAGLIPKGGIFSDGNLFFIVRNEINYSGYAHHDDILDVYSRISFIKKSSFGYDHLIVNLRTNKVIVDGKVVIVHVDPKTRMSAPLPESFIEKVKVFEPTVQILR from the coding sequence ATGAATCAACAGTTAACTTTAAAGGATTTCAAACATAAATTTTCAGTAACAGTTCGATTTCACGAAGTTGATATGCTCAGGGTTTGTTATAACGCCGTTTATATTAATTATTTTGAAACTGCAAGATTAGAATATGCAAAAGCTGCGGGATTAATTCCTAAAGGTGGAATTTTCTCGGATGGAAATTTGTTTTTTATTGTACGTAATGAAATAAATTACAGTGGTTATGCGCACCACGATGATATCCTTGACGTGTATTCAAGAATAAGTTTTATTAAAAAATCATCTTTCGGATATGATCATTTGATTGTAAATCTGAGAACAAACAAAGTTATCGTTGATGGAAAAGTAGTTATCGTTCATGTGGACCCAAAAACAAGAATGTCTGCTCCACTGCCCGAAAGTTTTATTGAAAAAGTAAAAGTGTTTGAACCAACAGTTCAAATTTTAAGATAA
- a CDS encoding cytochrome c has translation MRVRIKNALSENAIISLVTVLMIFFLFACGGENKEGDTGKSVDQKTNTSGLSDWELENGFGPVKKKLNLGPIDKTMAADGEKIFESKCAACHKLDERYVGPAQRNVLQRVTPEFFMNTVLNPDENLEKHPHSKQMLAEYMTKMTNQNVSLKDARALLEYFRLLDEELKNQNTKK, from the coding sequence ATGAGAGTTAGAATAAAAAATGCCTTATCTGAAAATGCCATAATTTCATTAGTGACTGTACTGATGATTTTCTTTTTGTTCGCTTGTGGCGGAGAAAATAAAGAAGGTGATACGGGTAAATCAGTAGATCAGAAAACCAATACTTCCGGACTTTCTGATTGGGAACTTGAAAACGGTTTTGGTCCTGTTAAAAAGAAACTAAACCTTGGACCGATTGACAAAACAATGGCAGCAGATGGTGAGAAAATATTTGAATCGAAATGTGCAGCCTGTCATAAACTTGATGAGAGATATGTTGGTCCGGCACAAAGAAATGTACTGCAAAGAGTCACACCTGAATTTTTTATGAACACAGTTTTAAATCCTGATGAAAATCTTGAGAAACATCCACACAGTAAACAAATGCTTGCTGAGTATATGACAAAGATGACAAATCAAAATGTTTCTCTTAAAGATGCACGTGCATTGCTTGAGTATTTCAGACTTCTCGATGAAGAACTAAAAAATCAAAATACAAAGAAATAA
- a CDS encoding 2-C-methyl-D-erythritol 2,4-cyclodiphosphate synthase has protein sequence MIDLRTGIGFDVHAFVEGRKLILGGIEIAHDKGLSGHSDADALLHAITDAMLGSLSLGDIGTHFPDDDVRYKNADSTVFLKKAHELIRNRGFYVNNIDAVVMLQQPKISPYIQKMKEKISKILDIGSDRISIKATTTEKLGFVGREEGISVMAVATVVRK, from the coding sequence ATTATAGATTTAAGAACCGGAATTGGATTTGACGTCCACGCATTCGTTGAAGGAAGAAAACTGATTCTCGGAGGAATTGAAATTGCTCACGATAAAGGATTATCAGGGCACTCTGATGCTGATGCACTTTTGCATGCAATTACCGATGCAATGCTTGGTTCACTTTCACTTGGAGATATTGGCACTCACTTTCCTGATGATGATGTGAGATATAAAAATGCTGACAGCACAGTATTTCTGAAGAAGGCTCACGAACTTATACGTAACAGGGGATTTTATGTTAACAATATTGATGCTGTGGTAATGCTTCAGCAGCCAAAAATTTCTCCCTACATACAGAAGATGAAAGAAAAAATTTCAAAGATTCTTGATATCGGCTCTGATCGTATTTCAATCAAAGCAACAACAACTGAAAAACTTGGATTCGTTGGAAGGGAAGAAGGAATATCAGTTATGGCAGTTGCAACAGTAGTAAGAAAATAA
- the purL gene encoding phosphoribosylformylglycinamidine synthase subunit PurL, which produces MKQPEVTLELAIEHGLNKGEYERILKILGRTPTFTELGIFSVMWSEHCSYKNSIAQLKTLPRSGGRLLVGAGEENAGLVDIGDGLAVAFKIESHNHPSAVEPYQGAATGVGGIMRDIFTMGARPIASLNSLRFGNLDDARTRYLFAGCVKGIGDYGNSFGVPTVAGEVYFDESYQGNPLVNAMAVGIVKTNTFASAVAKGEGNPVMIVGSSTGRDGIHGATFASEELSEKSESKRPSVQVGDPFTEKLLLEASLEIIRKGYLIGIQDMGAAGISCSTSEMSAKGKSGMKINLDKVPLREEGMSAYEIMLSESQERMLCVVKKGYEERVREVFEKWDLHCEIIGEVINDDKLFINYKGKLEAELPPFELVLGGGAPVYIREQKEPSYIKEKRKFDFSSLPEPKDLPAGRQDIQETFQKVFSSPNIASKKWVYEQYDSMVRTNTIVGPGCDSAVIYIKGINKAFAMKTDCNARYVYLNPKEGAKIAVAESARNIVCSGGIPLAITNCLNFGNPYKPEIYWQFAEAIAGMGEACRFFDTPVTGGNVSFYNESPDPDKVGTSLAVYPTPTIGMLGLVEDLSHITTSYFKNEGDLIYVLGEDKEELGGSEYLKVIHKKVEGDCPQLNLHVEKKLQDTVLELIRNKLINSAHDISEGGIICALAECCIINEEKKFGAEVSIPIKSRKDFSYFSESQSRIIVSISPDKKDEFENIVHTSMQPCIHAGEVGGSELKINDDIKVSVDDLADIYFNTIPRIMTGD; this is translated from the coding sequence ATGAAACAACCTGAAGTAACTCTCGAACTTGCAATAGAGCACGGACTCAATAAAGGAGAATATGAAAGAATATTAAAGATATTAGGCAGGACGCCAACTTTTACCGAGTTGGGAATCTTTAGTGTAATGTGGAGTGAACATTGCAGTTACAAAAATTCAATAGCTCAATTAAAAACTTTGCCGAGAAGCGGTGGAAGATTGCTTGTTGGTGCTGGTGAAGAAAATGCCGGACTTGTTGATATTGGAGATGGACTTGCAGTTGCATTTAAAATTGAAAGTCATAATCATCCTTCTGCAGTTGAACCATATCAGGGCGCAGCGACAGGTGTTGGTGGCATAATGAGAGATATTTTTACTATGGGTGCAAGACCAATTGCTTCCCTCAATTCACTACGATTCGGAAATCTGGATGATGCACGCACAAGATATTTATTTGCAGGATGTGTAAAAGGAATTGGTGATTACGGAAACAGCTTTGGAGTTCCAACTGTTGCCGGTGAAGTTTATTTCGATGAATCATATCAGGGAAATCCATTAGTTAATGCAATGGCAGTTGGAATTGTAAAGACGAATACATTCGCAAGTGCTGTTGCAAAAGGTGAAGGAAATCCTGTGATGATTGTCGGTTCATCAACTGGAAGAGATGGAATTCACGGCGCAACTTTTGCATCTGAAGAACTTTCGGAAAAATCTGAATCGAAACGTCCTTCGGTTCAGGTTGGAGATCCGTTTACTGAAAAACTTTTGCTCGAAGCTTCTCTTGAAATTATTCGCAAAGGATATTTGATCGGAATCCAGGATATGGGTGCAGCGGGAATTTCCTGCTCAACAAGTGAAATGAGTGCAAAAGGTAAATCAGGAATGAAAATAAATCTTGATAAAGTTCCATTACGTGAAGAGGGAATGAGTGCTTATGAAATTATGCTCTCTGAAAGTCAGGAAAGAATGTTGTGTGTTGTGAAGAAAGGCTATGAAGAAAGAGTTAGAGAAGTTTTTGAAAAATGGGATCTGCATTGTGAAATTATTGGTGAAGTAATTAATGATGATAAACTATTCATCAATTACAAAGGAAAACTCGAGGCTGAACTTCCTCCTTTTGAATTAGTACTTGGAGGTGGTGCACCTGTTTACATTCGGGAACAAAAAGAACCATCTTATATAAAAGAAAAAAGAAAATTTGATTTCTCATCTTTGCCTGAACCAAAAGACCTGCCTGCCGGCAGGCAGGATATCCAGGAAACTTTTCAGAAAGTATTTTCTTCACCAAACATTGCTTCCAAGAAATGGGTTTACGAACAATATGATTCAATGGTTAGAACAAACACAATTGTTGGTCCCGGTTGTGATTCAGCAGTGATTTACATCAAAGGAATAAATAAAGCTTTCGCGATGAAAACTGATTGCAATGCAAGATATGTTTATCTTAATCCGAAAGAAGGTGCAAAAATTGCAGTAGCTGAATCAGCACGAAATATTGTTTGCTCGGGAGGAATTCCATTAGCAATCACAAATTGTTTGAACTTTGGTAATCCCTACAAACCTGAAATATATTGGCAGTTTGCAGAAGCAATTGCCGGAATGGGAGAAGCCTGCAGATTTTTTGATACTCCGGTTACCGGTGGTAATGTAAGTTTTTATAATGAATCTCCTGATCCCGATAAGGTCGGAACAAGTCTCGCGGTTTATCCAACTCCAACAATTGGAATGCTGGGATTAGTTGAAGACCTTTCACACATAACAACTTCCTATTTCAAAAACGAAGGTGATTTGATTTATGTGTTAGGAGAAGATAAAGAAGAGCTTGGTGGCAGCGAGTATTTAAAAGTAATTCATAAAAAAGTTGAAGGTGATTGTCCGCAGCTAAATCTGCATGTAGAAAAGAAATTACAAGATACAGTTCTCGAACTCATCAGAAATAAATTAATTAATTCTGCTCACGATATTTCAGAAGGAGGAATAATTTGTGCACTCGCTGAGTGTTGTATCATAAATGAAGAAAAAAAGTTTGGTGCTGAAGTATCAATCCCGATCAAGTCAAGAAAGGATTTTTCATATTTTTCAGAATCACAATCACGAATCATTGTTTCAATATCACCAGATAAAAAAGATGAATTTGAAAACATCGTTCATACATCCATGCAGCCATGCATTCATGCAGGGGAAGTTGGTGGTTCAGAGTTAAAAATTAACGATGATATTAAAGTTTCAGTGGATGATCTTGCAGATATTTATTTCAACACAATTCCGCGGATAATGACCGGTGATTAA
- a CDS encoding DedA family protein yields the protein MFEDILSRIATFPPFWIYITLFFFAFIENVFPPSPSDFVTVVGGTLIGTGDINFLLALSFATLGSILGFSLMFYIGATVDKKLIHSGKFRFIPVESLNKVETWFRKYGYVIVVVNRFMPGTRAVISFFAGISNLDPKRTIALCLISALFWNAILLYLGFIFGDNVESVDKYLTTYSNIVIVVTIVIILFFIVRYFFRKRKSAV from the coding sequence ATGTTTGAAGATATTCTTTCCAGGATTGCAACATTTCCGCCATTCTGGATTTACATTACACTTTTCTTCTTTGCATTTATTGAAAATGTTTTTCCACCATCACCAAGTGACTTTGTTACAGTTGTGGGTGGAACACTTATTGGTACCGGCGATATTAATTTTTTACTTGCACTTTCATTTGCAACTCTTGGTAGCATTCTGGGTTTTTCATTAATGTTTTACATTGGAGCGACTGTAGATAAAAAATTAATTCACTCAGGAAAATTCAGATTTATTCCTGTTGAGTCGCTTAATAAAGTTGAAACCTGGTTCAGAAAATACGGCTACGTCATTGTCGTAGTTAACCGTTTTATGCCCGGAACACGAGCCGTGATTTCTTTCTTTGCGGGGATTAGTAATCTTGACCCAAAAAGAACGATAGCACTATGTTTAATATCGGCTTTATTTTGGAACGCAATCTTACTATACCTTGGATTTATTTTTGGAGATAATGTTGAATCTGTGGATAAATATTTAACAACTTACAGTAATATTGTAATTGTAGTTACTATCGTGATTATTTTATTTTTCATTGTAAGATATTTTTTCAGAAAAAGAAAATCAGCAGTTTGA